A portion of the Blastopirellula sediminis genome contains these proteins:
- a CDS encoding ankyrin repeat domain-containing protein: MLMFLRFAAQFAICAALLAIVGMAGLFAMTPPVESPPLVSSAGVPLDKEASAQLIDEIFQAVRDDDAAKVRQFLTDGHSPNVRSPRGDTLLIVAAYRDSGDVVAELLKTDGVDLDAQNRAGLTAVSGAAFKGHDETLKALISAGANVNSTSPTQQTAIMFAKMAGKTSTVKILEEAGARESSGSAPASPAAK; the protein is encoded by the coding sequence ATGCTGATGTTCCTTCGCTTCGCCGCCCAGTTTGCGATTTGCGCCGCGCTGCTCGCCATCGTCGGAATGGCTGGCCTGTTTGCGATGACGCCCCCAGTCGAATCTCCCCCGCTCGTCAGTTCGGCCGGCGTGCCCCTCGACAAGGAAGCGTCGGCCCAACTGATCGATGAGATATTTCAGGCGGTGCGCGACGATGACGCCGCCAAGGTGCGGCAGTTTCTGACCGACGGCCATTCCCCCAACGTCCGGAGCCCGCGCGGCGATACGCTGCTGATCGTCGCCGCCTACCGCGACAGCGGTGATGTGGTCGCCGAACTGTTAAAGACGGACGGGGTCGACTTGGACGCACAAAACCGCGCCGGACTGACCGCGGTCTCCGGCGCTGCGTTCAAAGGACATGACGAGACGCTCAAGGCGTTGATCAGCGCCGGAGCGAACGTCAACTCGACCAGCCCCACGCAGCAGACGGCGATCATGTTCGCCAAGATGGCGGGAAAGACCAGCACGGTGAAGATCCTAGAAGAGGCGGGCGCACGCGAG
- a CDS encoding LysR family transcriptional regulator: protein MEISQLRYFLKVAEWKNFTRAAEDLLVSQPALSRSIGKLEEELGQPVFERQTRSVVLTEAGRLLQSRAEQILSLIEDTKSEITDDGRTGRIRVGAIPTIAPYFLPGLLQSFAESSPEATLTVQEEVTEKLLQRLGQGEIDVALLALPVSMQHIEVESLFDEELFLAMPAGHPLTSKKRITIADVRPYPFILLDEAHCLSDNIVSFCRQKSFHPVSIEKTSQLATVQELVALGHGVSMVPEMARRLDHDPRRTYSSLSSPKPVRTIAMAWNPYRFQSRLVERFKAVTRKFRSAEAA, encoded by the coding sequence ATGGAAATCAGTCAGTTGCGTTACTTCTTGAAAGTAGCCGAGTGGAAGAACTTCACCCGGGCGGCGGAAGATTTGCTCGTGTCGCAGCCGGCGCTCAGCCGTTCGATCGGCAAGTTGGAAGAAGAGTTGGGCCAGCCGGTTTTTGAGCGTCAGACCCGATCGGTCGTTCTGACCGAAGCGGGACGGCTGCTTCAATCACGCGCCGAACAGATCCTCTCGCTGATCGAAGATACGAAGTCCGAAATCACCGACGACGGTCGGACCGGGCGCATTCGAGTCGGCGCCATCCCGACGATCGCTCCTTACTTCCTGCCGGGGCTGCTGCAGTCGTTCGCCGAGTCTTCTCCCGAAGCGACCCTAACCGTCCAGGAAGAAGTTACCGAAAAATTGCTGCAAAGACTCGGCCAGGGAGAGATCGACGTGGCGCTGTTGGCGCTGCCGGTTTCGATGCAACATATCGAGGTCGAAAGCCTGTTTGACGAAGAGCTGTTTCTGGCGATGCCGGCCGGGCATCCACTGACGAGCAAGAAACGGATCACGATCGCCGACGTTCGTCCTTATCCCTTTATCTTGCTGGACGAGGCGCACTGCTTATCGGACAACATCGTTTCGTTCTGCCGGCAGAAGTCGTTCCACCCCGTTTCGATCGAGAAAACCAGCCAATTGGCGACCGTGCAGGAACTGGTCGCGCTGGGGCATGGGGTTTCGATGGTTCCGGAGATGGCCCGCCGTCTGGATCATGACCCGCGGAGGACTTATAGTTCGCTCAGTTCCCCGAAGCCGGTCCGGACGATTGCGATGGCCTGGAATCCCTACCGGTTTCAAAGTCGCTTGGTAGAACGGTTTAAGGCGGTAACCCGAAAATTTCGTTCCGCCGAAGCGGCGTGA
- the hflX gene encoding GTPase HflX has translation MTQRERKQSVAEEKSVLVKVILPETVVSDDPLDELEGLATTAGTEVVGRMTQRRDKPETASYLGSGKVEELKLCAEASGADVIIFDNELSPAQTRNLEQGTGLKVIDRTELILDIFATHARTYESRLAVELAQLEYSLPRLKRMWSHLDRIKMGVGMRGPGEKQLEVDRRLVEKRIKDLKDDLAKVQGRREREVASRRDVITISIVGYTNAGKSTLMNFLTDAQVLAEDKLFATLDTRTRRWYLPHWGPVLLSDTVGFIRDLPHRLIASFKATLEEARQADALLHVADASSSDVENQIRAVYEVLAEIGIEEKDMLLVLNKIDAVEDRRRLDMLLERHPDALLISAKTGEGREKFALAVSDALSRSFRDVDVETNIDNGKLMAYLAAHGEVISKTYSETRVRIHCRLPAHFLGRIDDADTVITDHVPTATAVGEDSIEEVA, from the coding sequence GTGACTCAACGAGAACGGAAACAAAGCGTTGCCGAAGAAAAATCGGTATTGGTCAAAGTCATCCTGCCAGAAACGGTTGTGAGCGACGATCCTCTCGACGAACTGGAAGGGTTGGCCACTACGGCCGGCACCGAAGTCGTCGGGAGAATGACGCAGCGGCGCGACAAGCCGGAGACGGCGAGCTATCTCGGTTCGGGGAAAGTCGAAGAGTTGAAGTTGTGCGCCGAAGCTTCTGGCGCCGACGTGATCATCTTCGACAACGAACTCTCTCCCGCTCAGACCCGCAACCTGGAACAGGGGACCGGTCTGAAGGTGATCGATCGGACGGAGTTGATCCTCGACATCTTTGCGACGCATGCGCGCACCTACGAATCGCGTCTCGCCGTCGAACTGGCGCAGTTGGAGTATTCGCTGCCGCGACTTAAGCGGATGTGGAGCCACTTGGACCGCATCAAGATGGGCGTCGGTATGCGTGGTCCGGGCGAAAAGCAATTGGAAGTCGACCGTCGCTTGGTGGAGAAGCGGATCAAAGATCTCAAAGACGACCTGGCGAAAGTTCAAGGTCGCCGCGAACGAGAAGTTGCATCGCGTCGCGACGTGATCACGATTTCGATCGTCGGCTATACGAACGCCGGCAAGAGCACGCTGATGAACTTTCTGACCGACGCGCAGGTGTTGGCCGAGGACAAGCTGTTCGCAACGCTCGATACCCGCACGCGTCGTTGGTATCTCCCGCACTGGGGACCGGTGCTGCTAAGCGATACGGTCGGTTTCATCCGCGATTTGCCTCACCGTTTGATCGCCAGCTTTAAGGCGACGCTTGAAGAAGCGCGTCAGGCCGACGCGCTGCTGCATGTCGCTGACGCGAGCAGTTCCGACGTTGAGAACCAGATTCGGGCGGTCTATGAAGTGTTGGCCGAAATCGGCATCGAAGAAAAGGATATGCTTCTCGTGCTGAACAAGATCGACGCGGTTGAAGATCGTCGTCGACTCGACATGCTGCTGGAGCGTCATCCCGACGCGCTGCTGATCAGTGCGAAGACCGGCGAAGGTCGCGAGAAATTCGCGCTCGCCGTCAGCGACGCGCTCAGCCGGAGCTTCCGTGACGTCGACGTCGAGACCAACATCGACAACGGCAAGTTGATGGCCTATCTGGCCGCGCATGGCGAAGTCATCTCGAAGACTTACAGCGAGACGCGCGTCCGGATTCATTGCCGCTTGCCGGCCCACTTCCTGGGACGGATCGATGACGCGGACACGGTGATTACGGATCATGTCCCGACCGCAACGGCGGTTGGCGAAGATTCGATCGAAGAAGTCGCCTGA
- a CDS encoding SDR family NAD(P)-dependent oxidoreductase, whose product MGRRQLRDLRAIVTGASSGIGRELTLQLIAAGAKVVATARREDRLQALASEAAAPDRLVVVPGDVCDSQLRTQLVQTACERFGGLDLLINNAGIGALGPFADGSSERLRTVMEVNFFAPVELIREAIPALRQGRTPAICNVSSILAHRAVPAKSEYCASKFAIHGFSDALRAELASEGIDMILVSPSTTESEFSSAVIEKSGRQPAKGKGAMTSAAVARAAIKAVQSGKHEVILSLGGKGLVWLDRLAPTLSDWLVARFGFDR is encoded by the coding sequence ATGGGGCGTCGGCAGTTACGCGACCTGCGTGCCATCGTTACCGGCGCTTCGAGCGGAATCGGGCGAGAGCTGACGCTGCAACTAATCGCCGCCGGCGCCAAAGTAGTGGCGACCGCGCGGCGAGAAGATCGCTTGCAAGCGTTGGCCAGTGAAGCCGCCGCGCCCGATCGATTGGTCGTCGTTCCCGGCGACGTTTGCGATTCGCAGCTCCGCACGCAACTGGTGCAGACCGCGTGCGAACGCTTTGGCGGACTCGATTTGCTGATCAACAACGCTGGCATCGGGGCGCTTGGTCCGTTTGCCGATGGATCGTCCGAGCGACTCCGCACAGTCATGGAAGTCAATTTCTTTGCGCCGGTCGAACTGATTCGCGAGGCGATTCCGGCGCTGCGTCAGGGGAGAACGCCGGCCATCTGCAACGTTTCTTCGATCCTCGCCCATCGAGCTGTGCCCGCCAAAAGCGAGTACTGCGCCAGCAAGTTTGCGATCCACGGGTTCAGCGACGCCCTGCGGGCAGAACTCGCTAGCGAAGGTATCGACATGATCCTGGTCAGTCCCAGTACGACGGAAAGTGAGTTTTCGTCCGCCGTGATCGAAAAGTCGGGGCGTCAGCCGGCGAAAGGGAAGGGGGCGATGACCTCTGCTGCGGTAGCCAGAGCTGCGATTAAGGCGGTTCAATCCGGCAAGCATGAGGTGATTCTCAGCCTCGGCGGTAAGGGCTTGGTCTGGCTCGATCGATTAGCGCCGACCTTGTCGGATTGGCTGGTCGCCCGCTTCGGATTCGACCGCTGA
- a CDS encoding Gfo/Idh/MocA family protein, which yields MTLKSRRQFLEQSMFATAAAVAANAAAPLMAEETKQSSSPNEKLRVCTVGVNGRGMSHVGGMLNRKDTEYVYICDCDTDVAERRAQQVADKQGKKPKIATDIRKVLEDDSVDIITIATPNHWHALAAIWALQAGKDVYVEKPVSHNVSEGRRIVEAAAKYNKICQAGTQSRSNPGMIDVIDFVKNGGIGKINVARGLCYKPRPSIGPVGDYPVPASVDYDLWAGPAPMGPVTRKKFHYDWHWQWPYGNGDLGNQGIHQMDIARWGLGVDELSSQVISYGGRYGYEDAGTTPNTQVIIHNYGDASLVFEVRGLVYDKSLPASSKNYKGSAIGVIFEGSDGYVVIPSYNGGVAFDKDGNKIKEFSGGGDQHHYDNFISAVRSRNADSLNGHIVEGHLSSALCHTGNISYLLGESVSAGECLERLEAIETTENVKATLDRFTEHLKDNKVDLVKDKVKIGPNLKMDGKAETFTGNEAANNLLTREYRKPYEVPAEGKV from the coding sequence ATGACTTTGAAGTCTCGTCGTCAATTCTTGGAACAATCGATGTTCGCAACGGCTGCCGCTGTTGCGGCCAATGCCGCTGCTCCGCTGATGGCGGAAGAAACGAAACAGAGCAGCAGCCCGAACGAAAAACTGCGCGTCTGCACGGTCGGCGTGAATGGCCGTGGTATGTCGCACGTCGGCGGTATGCTGAATCGTAAAGACACCGAATACGTCTACATCTGCGATTGCGATACCGACGTGGCGGAACGTCGCGCTCAGCAAGTCGCCGACAAGCAAGGCAAAAAGCCGAAGATCGCGACCGACATTCGTAAGGTGTTGGAAGACGACAGCGTCGACATCATCACGATCGCCACGCCGAATCACTGGCACGCTCTGGCCGCGATTTGGGCGCTGCAAGCCGGCAAAGACGTCTACGTCGAAAAACCGGTCAGCCACAATGTGAGCGAAGGTCGCCGCATCGTTGAAGCGGCCGCCAAGTACAACAAGATCTGCCAGGCCGGTACGCAAAGCCGCTCGAACCCGGGCATGATCGACGTGATCGATTTCGTGAAGAACGGCGGCATCGGTAAGATCAACGTCGCTCGCGGTCTCTGCTACAAGCCGCGTCCTTCGATCGGTCCGGTCGGCGATTACCCGGTTCCGGCGTCGGTCGACTACGATCTCTGGGCGGGTCCGGCTCCGATGGGTCCGGTGACTCGCAAGAAGTTCCACTACGATTGGCACTGGCAATGGCCGTACGGTAACGGCGACCTTGGCAACCAAGGCATCCACCAGATGGACATCGCACGTTGGGGGCTTGGCGTCGACGAACTGAGCTCGCAGGTGATCAGCTACGGCGGTCGCTACGGCTACGAAGACGCCGGCACCACGCCGAACACGCAAGTGATCATTCACAACTACGGCGACGCGTCGCTGGTGTTTGAAGTTCGCGGTCTGGTTTACGACAAGTCGTTGCCGGCCAGCAGCAAGAACTACAAGGGTTCGGCGATCGGCGTCATCTTCGAAGGTTCGGACGGCTACGTCGTGATTCCGTCGTACAACGGCGGCGTCGCTTTCGACAAAGATGGCAACAAGATCAAGGAATTCAGCGGCGGCGGCGACCAGCACCACTATGACAACTTCATCAGTGCGGTTCGCTCGCGCAACGCCGATAGCCTGAACGGCCACATCGTCGAAGGTCACCTCTCCAGCGCCTTGTGCCACACCGGCAACATTTCGTACCTGTTGGGCGAATCCGTTTCGGCCGGCGAATGCCTGGAACGTCTGGAAGCGATCGAAACGACCGAAAACGTCAAAGCGACGCTCGATCGTTTCACCGAGCACCTGAAGGACAACAAGGTCGACTTGGTGAAAGACAAGGTCAAAATTGGCCCGAACCTGAAGATGGACGGCAAGGCCGAAACCTTTACCGGCAACGAAGCGGCCAACAACCTGTTGACCCGCGAATATCGCAAGCCGTACGAAGTTCCGGCCGAAGGGAAGGTCTAA
- a CDS encoding BON domain-containing protein codes for MTDLEITAGEDRRASSDAILTTAVRQMLDASGRTELSRLYCAACDGEVVLCGTVPTDSLKLTAVQLVSRLATVRRVSDYIEVAHSC; via the coding sequence ATGACGGATTTAGAAATTACCGCCGGCGAAGATCGCCGCGCCTCTTCCGACGCCATTCTTACGACGGCCGTCCGGCAAATGCTGGATGCGAGCGGTCGGACGGAACTGTCGCGTCTGTACTGCGCCGCTTGTGACGGCGAAGTGGTCCTCTGCGGCACGGTCCCGACCGACTCGCTGAAACTGACCGCCGTGCAATTGGTCTCGCGCCTGGCGACGGTTCGCCGCGTTTCGGACTACATCGAAGTCGCTCACTCCTGCTAG
- a CDS encoding RluA family pseudouridine synthase — MNESVSPGIDILYQQGPCFCVAKPAGLLTQAPPHIDSLESRIKAFIKRREEKTGNVYLGVPHRLDRPVSGVLAFARHVRAARRISQQFETRLVRKVYWAMVAGQPEADRGVWEDPIRKIPDVAKGEITAESDPDARWARLTYEVLQRTEQGAWLQIELDTGRYHQIRVQCAAHGYPILGDELYGSTIGFGPQRVDERDRHIALHARYLRFKHPMVDEIVAVTAPLPETWSEIAGWRADWESQHVIEDPTS; from the coding sequence ATGAACGAATCCGTCTCGCCCGGTATCGATATTCTGTACCAGCAGGGCCCCTGTTTCTGCGTCGCCAAGCCGGCTGGGCTTTTGACCCAAGCGCCCCCGCACATCGATAGTCTTGAGTCGCGGATCAAAGCGTTCATCAAGCGGCGGGAAGAGAAAACGGGGAACGTCTATCTGGGCGTCCCCCATCGATTGGATCGTCCTGTCTCCGGCGTGTTGGCGTTTGCGCGGCATGTGCGTGCGGCGCGGCGGATCTCGCAGCAGTTTGAAACCCGCCTGGTGCGGAAGGTCTATTGGGCGATGGTCGCCGGGCAGCCGGAAGCGGACCGCGGCGTCTGGGAAGATCCGATCCGCAAGATTCCGGACGTCGCAAAAGGAGAGATCACCGCGGAGTCCGATCCCGACGCACGTTGGGCGCGACTTACGTACGAAGTGCTGCAGCGGACAGAGCAGGGCGCCTGGCTTCAGATCGAGCTCGACACCGGCCGCTACCATCAGATCCGCGTGCAGTGCGCCGCGCACGGCTATCCGATTCTGGGAGACGAACTCTACGGCAGCACGATCGGGTTCGGTCCGCAACGAGTCGACGAGCGCGATCGACACATCGCGCTGCATGCACGTTACCTGCGCTTCAAGCATCCGATGGTTGATGAGATTGTCGCGGTGACGGCGCCGCTCCCCGAAACTTGGAGTGAGATCGCCGGTTGGCGAGCCGATTGGGAATCGCAGCACGTGATTGAGGATCCGACGTCATGA
- a CDS encoding amidohydrolase family protein has translation MSRATCCYQAKWLIPVDQPPIENGLLSVADGRIVAVGENLSGAAPIDLGDVALAPGLVNAHTHLEFSDIDAPLGEAGMEFPLWIQQVVGRRRAAGELLETQKAAAISAGIRESQEQGIAALGEITTMPYSLEMYAEEPGVVSLLELIGLSPERGAELLEAAKSHLQQGKSRGMAVGLSPHAPYSVHRDVVAVAARMSADTKTPLAMHLAESRDELQLLDSQSGLFREMLEKFGVWRDDAFSPRKRPVDYLRMLAVAHHALLIHGNYFDDAEINFVAARPAKMTVVYCPRTHAYFDHPKHPLAELLRRGASLAIGTDSRASNPDLALWRDVQLAAKSFPEISPEAWLSMVTESPAKALGIETAFGALAVGRGAKLIAFPLATEVNSAQLFEAILEVEPQPVCVS, from the coding sequence ATGAGCCGAGCGACTTGCTGTTATCAGGCGAAGTGGCTGATCCCGGTCGATCAGCCGCCGATCGAGAATGGTTTGCTCAGCGTCGCCGATGGACGCATCGTCGCTGTCGGCGAGAATCTTTCTGGCGCCGCGCCGATTGATTTGGGAGACGTCGCATTAGCGCCAGGTCTCGTCAACGCGCATACGCATCTCGAGTTTAGCGACATCGACGCTCCGCTTGGCGAAGCGGGGATGGAGTTTCCGCTTTGGATTCAGCAAGTGGTTGGTCGACGTCGCGCGGCCGGCGAACTTTTGGAAACGCAAAAAGCGGCGGCAATTTCGGCCGGCATTCGTGAGTCGCAAGAGCAGGGGATCGCCGCGCTCGGAGAGATCACGACGATGCCCTATTCGCTGGAGATGTATGCCGAAGAGCCCGGCGTCGTTTCGCTGCTCGAATTGATCGGCCTATCGCCGGAGCGAGGAGCCGAGTTGCTCGAAGCGGCGAAGTCGCATTTACAACAGGGTAAGTCGCGTGGGATGGCAGTTGGGCTGAGCCCGCATGCCCCCTATTCGGTTCACCGCGACGTCGTCGCCGTGGCGGCGCGAATGTCGGCCGATACGAAAACGCCGTTGGCGATGCACCTGGCGGAATCACGCGACGAGTTGCAACTGCTCGACTCGCAGAGCGGGCTCTTTCGCGAGATGCTGGAGAAGTTCGGCGTTTGGCGGGATGACGCCTTTTCGCCGCGGAAGCGTCCTGTCGACTATCTCCGGATGCTGGCGGTCGCCCATCACGCGCTGCTCATTCATGGCAACTACTTTGACGACGCGGAGATCAACTTCGTGGCGGCTCGCCCGGCGAAGATGACGGTCGTCTATTGCCCGCGGACGCACGCCTATTTCGATCATCCGAAACATCCGCTGGCCGAACTCCTTCGCCGGGGAGCGTCACTAGCGATCGGAACCGATTCGCGGGCGTCGAATCCCGACCTGGCGCTATGGCGCGACGTACAACTTGCCGCGAAGTCGTTTCCCGAGATTTCGCCGGAAGCCTGGTTGTCGATGGTTACCGAGTCGCCGGCCAAGGCGCTCGGGATTGAAACGGCCTTTGGCGCGTTGGCCGTGGGGAGAGGGGCGAAGCTGATCGCTTTTCCGCTGGCGACGGAAGTGAATTCCGCACAGCTGTTTGAAGCGATTCTCGAAGTTGAGCCGCAACCGGTCTGCGTTAGCTGA
- the purM gene encoding phosphoribosylformylglycinamidine cyclo-ligase: protein MAKATYKDAGVDLDIYAESMSRLPRLIHRTHSPRVMKLDGGFAGLFKLDFDNSLFARKYENPVLISCTDGVGTKLKIAEKTGIHKTVGVDLVAMCVNDAICCGAEPLFFLDYIAMGKDDPDLLEDLVEGITDGCLQGDCALVGGETAIMPDIYQVGDYDMAGFCVGVAERAHLIDGSHIAAGDKVIGIASSGVHSNGFSLVRKIVFDLAKLSVDQHVEELGETVGEALLRPTKIYVAPVRKVLNHYKVKNVVHGIAHITGGGLAENIERILPKNVDVKIDGKSWPRPAVFPWLQKLGEVEDAEMARVFNMGIGLTLIVSSYYANSVKSMVADCGFETFDIGEVVDGTGKVCVS, encoded by the coding sequence ATGGCTAAAGCAACTTACAAGGACGCCGGCGTCGATCTGGATATCTATGCCGAGTCGATGTCGCGACTTCCGCGTCTCATTCACCGCACCCACAGCCCGCGAGTAATGAAGCTCGACGGCGGTTTTGCGGGGCTTTTTAAGCTCGACTTTGATAATTCTTTATTCGCCCGCAAGTACGAGAATCCTGTCCTTATTTCCTGCACGGACGGGGTCGGCACAAAGCTGAAAATTGCGGAAAAAACTGGGATTCATAAGACGGTCGGCGTCGACCTGGTCGCGATGTGCGTTAACGACGCCATCTGCTGCGGCGCCGAACCCCTCTTCTTTCTCGACTATATCGCGATGGGGAAGGACGATCCCGATCTGCTGGAAGACTTGGTCGAGGGAATCACCGACGGCTGCCTGCAGGGGGACTGCGCCTTGGTCGGCGGCGAAACCGCCATCATGCCCGACATTTACCAGGTCGGGGATTACGACATGGCCGGGTTCTGCGTCGGCGTCGCCGAGCGGGCCCACCTGATTGACGGTTCGCACATTGCCGCCGGCGACAAAGTGATCGGCATCGCGTCGAGCGGCGTCCACTCCAACGGCTTCAGCCTGGTTCGCAAGATCGTGTTCGACCTCGCCAAGTTGTCGGTCGATCAACATGTGGAAGAGTTGGGCGAAACGGTCGGCGAAGCGCTCCTCCGACCGACCAAGATCTACGTCGCCCCGGTTCGCAAAGTGTTGAACCACTACAAGGTGAAAAACGTCGTCCACGGCATCGCGCATATCACCGGCGGCGGTCTGGCCGAGAACATCGAACGGATCCTGCCCAAGAACGTCGACGTCAAAATCGACGGCAAGTCTTGGCCCCGCCCGGCCGTCTTCCCCTGGCTGCAAAAGTTGGGTGAAGTCGAAGACGCCGAAATGGCCCGCGTCTTTAACATGGGGATCGGCCTGACGCTGATCGTCAGCTCGTACTACGCCAACAGCGTAAAGAGCATGGTCGCCGACTGCGGCTTCGAGACGTTCGATATCGGCGAAGTGGTCGACGGAACCGGCAAGGTCTGCGTCAGCTAA
- the glgX gene encoding glycogen debranching protein GlgX, translating into MLMVYPHPELQFTHILPYGAVLHERGVQFVVFSRHATAMRLLLYKSVEDTEPTEIIDFDRDTDRWGDIWSIFVPGVSAGQLYHFQAEGPYDPSRGLLFDGRARLIDPYAKALAGTFQAAYDGIVRPPKCVVVDDQFNWEGDRHLRRDLSESIIYEMHVKGFTGSETSGVKNPGTYAGVVEKIPYLKSLGVTAVELMPVHEFPIMDMMTGEKPSRTNYWGYDTMAFFAPHRGYAASKEPGGQVREFKEMVKALHQAGIEVILDVVFNHTCEGNEMGPILSFKGLENPVYYMLANGGSHYKNYSGCGNTVNGNHPIVREMIFHSLRHWVHNYHVDGFRFDLASILSRDRNGNLVPNPPLVEAIAEDPLLADTKIIAEAWDAAGAYQVGSFANLRWAEWNGRYRDDIRSYWRGDPGKLGALATRLAGSSDLYQPGGRQPYHSINFITSHDGFPMNDLVSYNEKHNDANGEHNRDGDNHNISYNYGVEGPTRRRSIEKTRQRQIKNMMTTLLLSQGVPMVLMGDECRRTQGGNNNAYCQDNEISYMNWKLVEKNADMRRFVKALIAFRRDQPTVRQKHFLSGKGTGRRGLYDVNWYSALGTAVNWDAAEGTLICVLAAPDQHNDPHGVGRDVLLVMNATASPAQFILPPVAKATSWRMFVDTAAEPPADVYPDLNGPRPPASGKFIMPERSMRVYVAAR; encoded by the coding sequence ATGCTTATGGTTTATCCCCACCCGGAGTTGCAGTTTACTCACATCCTCCCGTACGGCGCTGTGCTGCACGAGCGAGGCGTTCAATTCGTCGTGTTCAGTCGCCATGCGACTGCAATGCGGCTGTTGCTGTACAAATCGGTAGAAGATACGGAACCGACTGAAATCATCGATTTCGATCGTGATACCGATCGCTGGGGCGATATCTGGAGCATTTTCGTCCCTGGCGTTTCGGCCGGACAACTGTATCACTTCCAGGCCGAAGGTCCCTACGATCCGAGCCGCGGTTTGCTGTTTGACGGCCGCGCTCGTTTGATCGATCCGTACGCCAAAGCGCTAGCCGGCACGTTCCAGGCCGCGTATGACGGAATCGTCCGTCCGCCGAAGTGCGTGGTGGTCGACGACCAGTTTAACTGGGAAGGAGATCGCCACCTCCGCCGCGACTTGTCGGAATCAATCATCTACGAGATGCACGTCAAAGGGTTCACCGGAAGCGAAACTTCCGGCGTGAAGAACCCCGGCACCTACGCCGGCGTGGTCGAGAAGATTCCGTATTTGAAATCGCTCGGCGTGACGGCGGTCGAACTGATGCCGGTCCATGAGTTTCCGATCATGGACATGATGACCGGCGAAAAGCCGAGCCGCACCAACTACTGGGGCTACGACACGATGGCGTTCTTTGCGCCGCATCGTGGTTACGCCGCCAGTAAAGAGCCAGGCGGTCAGGTTCGCGAATTCAAAGAGATGGTGAAGGCGCTGCACCAGGCCGGGATCGAAGTGATCCTGGACGTCGTCTTCAACCATACCTGCGAAGGAAACGAGATGGGCCCGATCTTGAGCTTCAAGGGGCTCGAGAACCCGGTCTATTACATGCTGGCCAACGGCGGCAGCCACTACAAGAACTACTCTGGTTGCGGTAACACCGTCAACGGGAACCATCCGATCGTCCGCGAGATGATCTTCCATAGTCTGCGACATTGGGTGCACAACTACCATGTCGACGGCTTCCGGTTCGATCTCGCGTCGATTCTTAGCCGCGATCGTAACGGTAATCTTGTGCCGAACCCGCCGCTGGTCGAAGCGATTGCCGAAGACCCGCTGTTGGCCGACACCAAGATCATCGCCGAAGCGTGGGACGCCGCTGGCGCCTACCAGGTCGGTTCGTTCGCCAACTTGCGTTGGGCTGAATGGAACGGTCGTTATCGCGACGACATCCGTTCGTACTGGCGCGGCGACCCGGGCAAGCTGGGCGCGCTGGCGACTCGTTTGGCCGGATCGAGCGATCTGTACCAACCGGGCGGACGTCAGCCGTACCACAGCATTAACTTCATCACGTCGCACGACGGCTTTCCGATGAACGACCTGGTGTCGTACAACGAAAAGCACAACGACGCGAACGGCGAACACAACCGAGACGGCGACAACCACAACATCAGCTACAACTATGGCGTGGAAGGCCCGACTCGTCGTCGCAGCATCGAGAAAACGCGTCAGCGCCAGATCAAGAACATGATGACCACGCTGCTCCTCTCGCAGGGCGTGCCGATGGTTTTGATGGGGGACGAGTGTCGTCGTACGCAGGGGGGGAACAACAACGCCTACTGCCAAGACAACGAAATCTCGTACATGAACTGGAAGCTGGTCGAGAAGAACGCCGACATGCGGCGGTTCGTCAAAGCCTTGATCGCGTTCCGTCGCGATCAGCCGACGGTCCGTCAAAAGCACTTCCTCAGCGGCAAGGGAACCGGTCGACGCGGCTTGTACGACGTCAACTGGTACAGCGCTCTGGGAACGGCGGTCAACTGGGACGCGGCTGAAGGAACGCTGATTTGCGTTCTGGCGGCCCCGGACCAGCACAATGATCCGCATGGGGTTGGCCGCGACGTGCTGTTGGTGATGAACGCCACCGCATCGCCGGCGCAGTTTATTCTGCCGCCGGTCGCCAAAGCGACCAGCTGGCGGATGTTCGTCGACACCGCCGCCGAACCTCCGGCCGACGTTTATCCCGATTTGAACGGGCCCCGTCCGCCGGCTTCCGGTAAGTTCATCATGCCGGAACGTTCGATGCGAGTTTACGTCGCCGCACGTTAA